The Paenibacillus spongiae nucleotide sequence CCGGATCCATTCACAATCAAATCGGCATACCATTTGGTCGGCTCCACAAACTCGTCATGGCGATACCGGACAAAGTCAAGATATTCCGTTACGATCTCCTCATAATTATAACCTTCCTGCGAGAACCGCTGGATGCGCCGCGCAAGCCTCTCATCCGATTGACATTCCACATACAGCTTCAAGTCGGTCCATTCCCGAAGTACCGGAAAATAAAGCGCCAAGAAGCCTTCAACCATTACAACCTCCGTCTCGCCATCGTTCGCGATCCGCGTTAAATCCGCTATGATTCGGGTCAGATCGACCGCCGCCGGATGATTGAAATCCTCGTATTCTTTGCCAGAGAACGGCGC carries:
- a CDS encoding uridine kinase family protein; translated protein: MNHRIHRPLVISIGGGTGSGKTTLTGRLEADLHMYNVRVLHTDRYYVRHRPKGTAPFSGKEYEDFNHPAAVDLTRIIADLTRIANDGETEVVMVEGFLALYFPVLREWTDLKLYVECQSDERLARRIQRFSQEGYNYEEIVTEYLDFVRYRHDEFVEPTKWYADLIVNGSGSIATGYRLLLSMIRQELRERKELRL